In the genome of Bordetella avium, the window GTCCGCGCGCAAACCCGCCGGCAGCGCCAACGCGCTGAGATCGGCCAGATTGGTGAAGTTGGTATAGATGCCCAGACGCGAATTCAAGCTCAGCGGATCAGCCAACAGTTGCGCGATGGTGTAAATAGAGGGCGTGGTCGGCACGACCAGGGCATCGAATCCTGCCAGGGTTTCTTGAATGCGCCGGGCCAATTCGGCCCGACGGTATTCGGCGGTGAAGGCGTCGACGGCGCTGTATTGCCCGGCCTGTTCGACAATGCCGCGCACCACGGGATGCATGGCGCCGGGATGGCTTTGCAAGACTGCCCGCGATGCCACGAAACGCTCGGCCACCCAGGGGCCCTGATAAAGCAGCTCGGCTAATTCGGCAAAGGGCGAGAAATCCACGGCTTGGATGCTTGCGCCCATCGACCGCAAGCGCTCGAGCGCGGCCTCATGGACTTCGCGAGCCAGGGCGTCGCCATAAAACTCCGTATCGGCCGGCACGGCAAAACGCGGCGGCGTATGCCAAGGACGACGCAGGCCTACGGGTTCGGCGCGGGAATAGGGGTCGAGAGCGTCGTAGCCGCCCGCGATGTCCGCGACGGTCAGCGCATCCTCCACCGTCAGCGCAAAGATTGAAACGCAATCCAGGGTGCGGCAGGCCGGCACTACGCCCGCCGTGCTCAACCAGCCGCGTGTGGGCTTAAGCCCGACGATATTGTTGAAGGCTGCCGGCACCCGTCCGGACCCGGCGGTGTCCGTGCCCAGCGCAAAAGGCACCAGACCACGCGCGACGACCGAGGCCGAACCGGAACTCGACCCACCGCTGATATAGCGCTCATCGAAACTGTTGGCGACCGGACCATGCGGTGAGCGCGTGCCCACCAGACCCGTGGCGAACTGATCGAGATTGGTTTTACCCAGCAGGACGGCCCCTGCCGCCCGCAAACGCGCAACGACCGTGGCGTCCGCCTCAGCTTGATAGGCAAAGGCCGGACAGGCCGCCGTGGTGGGCCATCCGGCTGCGTCGATATTGTCCTTGACCGCGAAGGGCACACCATAAAGCGGCAGATTGCGCATATCGCCACCGGCCGCCCTCAGGCGTCCCTCCAGCTCGCGCAATTGCGCATCCAGCCGTGGGATGCGCGTGATCCAGGCATTGTCCGCAAGCGGCACGGCAAGCAGCGACTCGGGTGTGGCGCCCTCCCGATAGGCCTGACGCCAGTGCGCCAAGGTCCAGCCCTGAGTGGATACGACGGAATCATTCATGCGGGAGTCCTCAGTGGTATACATGTGGGTATACCCAAGCAAGCGCCGTGCCATCTGCGCAGCCTGCCCCCTTTCCCTCACATATCGCCTCGCACGCCGCGCTAGACCAGCGAGGTGCGCACTTGCATGGGGATGGAATGCACCGGTGTTGTGCGCTGACGGGACGCTGGCAGGGAAAACCCGTCCCCAGCGGGACAGAATCCAGCCGCCGGAGAATCCGCAGCGACATTTATCCCTGCTAAATCCAATGCAAAAATATTACTTTCACTGCACTTTTTTAATTATAAGTTTTCAATGTTCGACGGAAAAATAGAGATAAAAATATAAAACCAATGATCTATTCCCTTATCCCTCAACATCTTGACACGATTAAGCACGTAAAAAAACATTACTAAATCGTGTTAAATTTCAACGCTCTGATACGACTCGAAATAAGGGTCATAATGTTGAAATGGTGGTTGGGGAATTTCTGGCGTCAAGCTTCGCAGTGAAAAAATCGATCTCTATGAAGCGCTGGGCGAACGAGGGCAGCCCGTCTACCTGGCCGCGTCACAAATCCTGTCAACACTCAAGCGCCGCCGTCCCGATCTGGCCAGCCATTTCGCCATTCCGCAGGCTAGCGCCGACGGCAGCCTGATCGACTGGTATGCCCCCGAGGCAGGTCCGGTCGTCCCCTGGAGCGCCGCGACGCAAAACGAGCGCACGGCCGCCACGGCCCGTCTGGACGAGGTGCGCCAGCAGATTCAAGATTTGCGCGCTTCACTGGAAGAGGGCAGCACCTCTTTGTTCGCGCAGTTGCTGCCCTGGATCACGCAGCACCCGGACAACAGCCATATCTATCTGGTGAACGGCAAACCCGTCATCACTTTCTGGGGCTTTGTCAGCGCCGGAGCCAGCCGCGATCACACGCCACTCAATAGCCTGAGCGCCGCGCCGTCCAGCCCGGCGGCGCCCTCGGCGCCGGGCAGCCCCCCTGCGCCCCTCCTCCCGCCCGCGACGGCAGACAAACCCTGGTGGCGGCGCTGGTGGCTCTGGCTGCTGCCGCTCTTGCTGCTGGCCTTGCTGTTGTTGGGCTTGCGCGCCTGCATGCCAGACAAGCCAGCATTACCGGTTTCTGCCACGCAGCCGGCCACGCCCAGCCTTCCCAATGTGACGCTCAGCGGCGCCGCCGCCTCAGTGCTGCCCGCCGCCGGACAGGCGCCTGCCTTGGCAACCCCACTGACCCGCGCACAGCACGAAGCCCTCCCTGCCCAGCCCATCGCATCCGAAGCCGCAAGCAAATCCGGCACGACGGCAGATGCCGCCCCGCAAGCCTCGCCCGCGGCAGGCCAGGACAAGGCAGTGCCGCCCCAAGCGCCGAATGACAGCCCTGCCGCGCAGACCGACCCCTTGACCCTGCCGGAGCAGGCGCCGGACGGCCGGGCGGATTTTTTGAACGGCGACTGGCGCGTACGCGCCGGTATCCAGGATCGCAACACCGGCGAGCCGCTGCGCCTGCAATACCAGTTTGAACAAGGCCAGGGTCACGTGACCCTCAAACGCCACAACGGCGTGTCATGCCAGGCGCCGGTAGGCGCGGCCATGAGTGGCGGCGCCCTGCTCATCAACAACGGCGCCGCGGCCCGGTGCAGCGACGGCACAAGCTATGAAATGCCCGCCATCCGCTGCCAGCCCGACGCCAACCGCACTGCGTCCTGCACCGGCAACTATGGTGCCGAGCAGTTCCCCCTGACCATGCGCAAGCCCTGAATCACGAGCATCGCCCATGCTGCCCAAAGTCGAGACCTATACCGAAACTCAAGCCGTCGATCTGTTTGGCGACACTGGCATTCAGTTTCTTGATCTGGCCGTCACGCTGGACCTGCGCCGCGAGCCGGCGGGCCAGTTCGCCCGCTTCGATAACGGCATGCTGGCGCGCCTGTTCGAAGACAAAGACGGCAATCTGTATTACGAAGCGCAAGCCGAGAAAAAGGAGCGCGCGCGCCCCGGTCCTGGCCTGGACGACGTCAGCATGAAAGAAAGCCTGGCGCTGCTGGACTCGCTCTGGCTGCCTGTGCCTTTTTTCCGCTACCTATCCGATACGCGCTTTGATCAGGGCCCCAACAATTGGGCGCGTCTGCGCATCGTGCAGCTTCCCACGCCCGACGAACACGGGCACACCCATCGCATCACACTGGCTTTTGATACCCGCATCATGGCCAAACGGGAAGGTGTGGCCTATCTGGCACCCAATGATGAAGACCTGCGCAACGGCCAGGCCTTCCGGCTGGCGGTGCATTTGGGCGAAATGCGCTGGTTTCTCGACCTCAACTGGGTCAAGGAATGGATCAAGGAGGTATTCCAGGATCGTTGCCTGCAAGCCAAGCGCGAACGCGAGGACATCCAGACCGAATTGGGCCAGCTGCGCCACATTGCCCATTACCTGAACGTGCTGAGCCTGATGCGCGGCCCGGCCCCGACCACCCATCCCAACCGGGAGCCCAAGGTGGCCGTGCCGATCGTCAAGGTCAAGCTGCGCAACGCCATAGGCGCGGGCAAACCGATAGCCGTGGACCTGGTGCTGGACGTAGGCAACTCGCGCACCTGCGGCATCCTGGTCGAAGATCCCGAGCAAAACAATCGCGGTCTGCATGGCAACAAGCCTCTGCGGCTGCGCGACATGAGCGCGCCCGAACATACTTACGACCAGCCCTTCGAGTCACGCGTCGAATTCGCCAAAATCAATCTCGGGCTGGATCAATGGTCGATGCAAAGCGGGCGGCCCGATGCCTTCGCCTGGGCCAGCATGACCCGCGTGGGCACCGAGGCCGCCAAGCTGGCGGCCCTGCGTGAAGGCACGGAAGGCTCGACGGGGTTGTCCAGCCCCAAACGCTACCTCTGGGATGAGCGCCCCTACGATCAGGTCTGGCGCCTGAACACCAGCAGCCTGCGGGGCCACCAGGAACCGATGGCGACGCTCAAGCCGCTGGCCGATCTGATCGACGATCTGGGCCGGGCGCTCTATGTGACGGGCGAAGCCGAATCGGTGTTCGAGACCAAGTATTCGCGCTCGTCGCTGATGACGCTGATGCTCAACGAGGTCTTCAATCAGGCGGTCACGCAGATCAACAGCATTCTGTATCGCAACAGTCAGGGCAGCACCGCCACCTCGCGCTGGCTGCGCACGGTCATTCTGACGGTGCCGCCCAGCATGCCGCAGGTCGAGCGCACCATCTTCCGTGATTGCGTGCAACAGGCGCTGGGACTGCTCTGGAAGAGCCTGGGCTGGCATACGGGCAATTACGATGTAGACCCGATCAGCGACATGGGCGATGAATCGCGCCTGCGCGTGCCGCTGCCCAAGGTTGTCGTCAAATGGGACGAGGCCACCTGCGCACAACTGGTCTATCTCTATACCGAAGTGGGTGAACACTTCGGTGGCCACCCGGAAGAATTCTTCGCCGCTCTGGCCCGCCCCGGCAAACTCGACCGCGAACGGATTACCGTAGCCTCGATTGATATTGGCGGGGGCACCACCGATCTGGTGATCAACGACTACCATTTGCAGCGCGATGGCGCAGGCGGCGGCAGCAATGCCCCCATCCTGCCGACGCAACGGTTCCGTGACGGCTTCAAGGTCGCAGGCGACGACATCGTGCTGGACGTCGTCCGGCAGTTCATTCTGCCCTCGTTCGAGCAGGCGCTAAAAGACAAGGGCGTTGCCGCTCCGGCCGACCTCGCCGACAAGATTTGCGGCGCGCGCAGCCTGGGCGCGGTGGATCTGGTGCTGCGCCAGCAGTTGACCCTGCAAGTGTTTTATCCACTGGCGCTGGCCGTGCTGGCGGCCTACGAACGCTACGATGTCGAACAAGGCAGCCAGAAGCGGACGGCGACATGGGCACAGTGGCTAGGTGAGCATGCGGTCATCAGCGCGCCCGTGCGCGAATTCGTCGCTAAGAATCTCAGCAGCAACCTGGGCAAGCCGACGACGCTGGATATGGACGACATCGTCCTGAGCTTCGATCCGGCCGTTCTGCACGCCAAGTTCTTGACCGATGGCCTGAACATCTGCAAGACGCTCACGTCATTGAGCGAAGTCGTAGCGCACTACGACTGCGATGTGCTGCTGCTGACTGGACGGCCCTCCTGCCTGCCTGGTGTGCGCACCCTGATCCGCAGTCTGGCCGCCCTGCCTGCGGGCCGCGTGCTGCCGATGCAAAACTACCGTAGCGGCACCTGGTTCCCCTTTCACGAGAGCGGCCTGATCCCCGATCCCAAAACCACGGCCTCGGTGGGGGCGCTGGTCTGCTGGCTGACGGAAAACCGCCGCCTGCCGAACTTCTACTTCAGCCCATCGCGCATCCGGCCGCTGCCGCTGATCCGCTACTTTGGCCGGGTCGACGGCAACAACCTGATCAAACAGGAAGACGTGCTGTTCGCGAACATCACCACCAGCACTCCCGACGGCCAGCCGCTGGAAGACGGCTGCATCGAACTGCCCAAAGAGGCTTCGGGCAACACCGCGCCCTACGTTCTCAATGGCGACTCCCGTCTGGGCTACCGCCAGCTGGCCTCGCAGCGCTGGCCCGCCGCCCCCATGTATCTGCTGAGTTTCCAGCACGCCTGGAACCAGAAGTACCGCGAGAACCAGAACAAGGACGCCAGCCTGCCAGACCCCAAAGCGCATGTGTTTTTTTCGGTAAAGAGCCCGAAGGAACGCGACAAGCTCCAGGGGCTTATCAGCGACCGCCTGCAAGTCGAAAGCGCCCAAGGCGTGGGCGCCGTGGAAATCCAGAAAAGCGGTGTGCGCTTTGAACTGAACACCCTGCTGCACGCCGGGCTAGGCCAGGATGCCTATTGGCTCGATAGCGGCAGCGTGAAAATCTGATCATCATGAATCAACAACAAGATCAACTGACGCGCCAATGGGGCGCCATTCTGGACAACGCGGGCAGGGCCATCGAATGGGTCGAGCAGGTGCGCGGCAACTCCAAACGCCTTAATAGCGAGGCCGACAGCCTGGTGCACGCCTTGCGTCAGACGCGCAACAAAAGCCGCAACCTGCAAAAAGCCGCCGGCACCCCCATGACCGTGGGTTTCTTCGGCGAGTCGCAGGCGGGCAAGTCCTTCCTGATTTCCGCCCTGGGCGCCAACGACCAGGGAAAGTTCGAAACCGTCTACGGCGGCCAGCGCGTCAATTTCATCGACCATATCAATCCACCCGGCAGCGGCAAGGAAGCGACGGGTCTGGTGACGCGATTCACCAATCAGGCGCGCACACCCGAAGATGCCGCCTTTCCGATCGAAGTCCGGCTGCTGGCGGAAATCGATCTGGCCAAGATTCTCTGCAACGCCTGGTTCAATGATTTCGATCAGAACAAGGTCGATTATCAGTTGAATGAGCAGCGGGTCAGCGAGATGCTCAACCGTTATGCCGGCCGCGCGCAGGCCACCCCACAAGAAGGTTTGAGCGCCGACGATGTCGTTTCGCTCTGGGACTACGCGCGCGCCGCCTTCGGCAAGGCCTTGCAGCCGCTTGAAAACGGCTATTGGCAAGAGGCCATGACACTCGCGCCGCGCCTGTCCACCGACGACCGTGCCCAATTCTTTTCGCTGCTTTGGGGCGCGCTGCCTGAATTGACTCAGGTTTACGCCGATTTCGCGGCCAGCCTGCGCAAGCTGAAAAACGCCAGCACGGCCTTCCTGCCTCTGTCGGCGCTGACGACCACGGTGGATGGCCGCCTGCAATATGGCCGCGACAGTATCATGTCGGTCGACGCGCTGGTGCGCCAGGGTTCGGCGCAAGACAACATCGTCACCGTCCGGCCCGAAGTGAGCGGCAAGCTGGCCGCGCCCACCGATGTGCGCGTCTCGCATCTGGCGGCGCTCACGGTCGAATTGGTTTTTCCTTCGGTCGAGCCCAAGCGCGTGGCCAGCATCGAAGCCGTCGATCTGCTGGACTTCCCCGGCTACCGCGGACGCTATAAGGCCAGCCGGCTCTCTGACATCTCGGCGGACGAGAATCCGGTGGCGCAACTCTTCCTGCGCGGCAAGGTCGCCTATTTGTTCGAAAGCTATACCGACACACAGGCCATGAATGGCCTGGTGCTGTGCACGCACGAACAAAGCAACGTGAGCGACATCGCCAACGTGCTGGAGCGCTGGGTGGACCGCACCCAAGGCGAAACACCGCAATCTCGGGGCCAGCGCGCCTGCGGCCTGTTCTGGGCCATCACCAAATTCGACATGCGTCTGCAAAACATGCTGCGCCTGGATGGCGACTCGCAAATCGTCGAAGGCTGGTATGGCATGGTTCAGGGAACCATGGAAGAGCGCTACGGCCACCTGGGCTTCATGAAAACCTGGAGCGAAACCGCTTTCAATAATGTCTATCTGGTGCGCAAACCCCTGATCGAAGGCTCTTTCATCAAGATCCGGGGCGGGCTCGAAGAGATCGACCCTGACAAGCGCGAAGGACTGGCGCGTCTGGGCCAAGCCTTCATCAGCCACGACTCGGTGGCGCGCCGCGTGGCGGACCCGCAGCGGGCCTGGGAAGCGGTGCTCAAGGAGAACGACGGCGGCATGAGCCGTCTGGCTGATGGTATCGCCGGCATTGCCGACCTGGAGTTCAAGCTTAGCCGACTGCGCCAGCAGCACACTGAAGAACTACAGCGCGAAGGCGGCATCCTGGCCCGCCTGGCGCAATATCATAAAGACATCGATGGCGACGATGTCGCGCTAAAAAAACAGCGTGGCCAGTTTCTGGCGCAAGCGCTTTACGGTGTGCGCAAGGCCATTCCCGAGCTGATGCACGCCATGGAGCTGATGCACGCCATGGAGCTGCCGCGCGAAGACCTGCGCGATCTGTACTTGAACGGCTTGCACCGCCAACCGCAGGCTGACGAGTCGGGCGACCAGGCCGCTACGCAAGACACCCCCGATGTCAATCCTTTCGCCTCGGTCGAGGACAACCCCTTCGCCACGGTTGACAGCAATCCTTTCGCGCAAAGCGCAGAAGCGCCAGCGGCCAAGCCGGTCAAGGCGGCCCTCAAGACCGCCGACCATCTTTACGCGGAAGCGGTCTTCCAGCGGTGGATCGCCCACCTGCGCGATCTGCCGGAGCGCAAGCGCCTGATCGACAGCCTCTTTATCAAGAAAGAAGTTGTCGAGACGCTGGTCGATGAGCTCATTACGGCGGCCAACCGCCTGGATTTACAGGGCAGCCTGGCAGCCAGCCTGACCGGCCGCCAGGACAGCAGCTCCACGCGCGAGCAGCTAGTCATGCGTCAGGTGTTGCGCGCACAACTTATACTGAACGACTTCATCGCCTGGCTAGGCTATCTGACCATGCCACTCGAAGAGCGGCCAGTCAGCATCGCCAACAAGCAACGGCTTTTCGCCCGCACCACCCGTCTGGATGCCACTGACCTCCCGCAGCTCGACGAGCAGCCGGCCGACACCAATACCGAATATGCCGGCTATTGGCTGACCGGCCTGATGAATGTGGTGCAAGGCAATGCGGGCCATATGGCCGGCAGTGAAATCTCTATCGAACAAAACCAGGCTCTGGGCGGCATCCTTCAGGGATTCCGCCAGACGTAGTCGAACATCATGGCAAATATTCTTCTCAAGGCGGTCGCTCCTGGCCGCGCAGAACTGCGCATCTCTCCCTGGGAGACCGATGCCTCGCAGATCGAACTCTCGGTGCGCCGCAACGCCGATACCCCCTATCTGGATATCGCGAGCCGCGGCTGGGTCAGCGACGAACAATGGATCTCTCTGCAAGGCGCCAGCGTCCAGGGCCAGACCCTGATCATGCCGGTGGGCCCGGATTTCGTGGACACCCTGCTGGCCGGCACGCAAGGCCAAAGCTGCCGCGGCTATACCCGCGTAGCGGGCGGTGAAGCAACGCGGCACAGTTTCCGCTGCGATGCTGACGTGCTGCCCAGCAGCGCAGCAGGCGCTGCGCCGAAGATAGGCGGCAGTAGCGCCATCAGCGCTGCGGCTGCGCCCAAACCCGCCGACCCTCCCGTCATGCAAAACGATCCGCCGATTGCAGCATCCGGATTGCCCGACGACTATCTCAAGCCCAAGCGCCAGCGCCTGGTGCCCATCCTGCTGACGATGCTGCTTGTGGCGCTGCTTGGCGCATTGGCCTATTACTTCTTGAATCAGGCCCGCAAACCGGCCGAAACGGTGGTCACACCGCCGCAGGCCACGCAAGCCTGCTCGGTTGCCGCCCTGCCTGGCGCTGACACCATGAGTTTTGTGCAAAGCTGCATCCGTGACGTCAAGGAAGCGGACGCCCTCCTTGCTGTGATTCACGCTGCCCGCGACGCTGGCCAATGCGATATCGCCCAGCGCCTATACGCCAACCGCGCCAATGCCGGCGACATCACCGTCGCGCTGGCCTACGCCCAGGAATAC includes:
- a CDS encoding virulence factor SrfB, whose amino-acid sequence is MLPKVETYTETQAVDLFGDTGIQFLDLAVTLDLRREPAGQFARFDNGMLARLFEDKDGNLYYEAQAEKKERARPGPGLDDVSMKESLALLDSLWLPVPFFRYLSDTRFDQGPNNWARLRIVQLPTPDEHGHTHRITLAFDTRIMAKREGVAYLAPNDEDLRNGQAFRLAVHLGEMRWFLDLNWVKEWIKEVFQDRCLQAKREREDIQTELGQLRHIAHYLNVLSLMRGPAPTTHPNREPKVAVPIVKVKLRNAIGAGKPIAVDLVLDVGNSRTCGILVEDPEQNNRGLHGNKPLRLRDMSAPEHTYDQPFESRVEFAKINLGLDQWSMQSGRPDAFAWASMTRVGTEAAKLAALREGTEGSTGLSSPKRYLWDERPYDQVWRLNTSSLRGHQEPMATLKPLADLIDDLGRALYVTGEAESVFETKYSRSSLMTLMLNEVFNQAVTQINSILYRNSQGSTATSRWLRTVILTVPPSMPQVERTIFRDCVQQALGLLWKSLGWHTGNYDVDPISDMGDESRLRVPLPKVVVKWDEATCAQLVYLYTEVGEHFGGHPEEFFAALARPGKLDRERITVASIDIGGGTTDLVINDYHLQRDGAGGGSNAPILPTQRFRDGFKVAGDDIVLDVVRQFILPSFEQALKDKGVAAPADLADKICGARSLGAVDLVLRQQLTLQVFYPLALAVLAAYERYDVEQGSQKRTATWAQWLGEHAVISAPVREFVAKNLSSNLGKPTTLDMDDIVLSFDPAVLHAKFLTDGLNICKTLTSLSEVVAHYDCDVLLLTGRPSCLPGVRTLIRSLAALPAGRVLPMQNYRSGTWFPFHESGLIPDPKTTASVGALVCWLTENRRLPNFYFSPSRIRPLPLIRYFGRVDGNNLIKQEDVLFANITTSTPDGQPLEDGCIELPKEASGNTAPYVLNGDSRLGYRQLASQRWPAAPMYLLSFQHAWNQKYRENQNKDASLPDPKAHVFFSVKSPKERDKLQGLISDRLQVESAQGVGAVEIQKSGVRFELNTLLHAGLGQDAYWLDSGSVKI
- a CDS encoding putative virulence factor, with protein sequence MNQQQDQLTRQWGAILDNAGRAIEWVEQVRGNSKRLNSEADSLVHALRQTRNKSRNLQKAAGTPMTVGFFGESQAGKSFLISALGANDQGKFETVYGGQRVNFIDHINPPGSGKEATGLVTRFTNQARTPEDAAFPIEVRLLAEIDLAKILCNAWFNDFDQNKVDYQLNEQRVSEMLNRYAGRAQATPQEGLSADDVVSLWDYARAAFGKALQPLENGYWQEAMTLAPRLSTDDRAQFFSLLWGALPELTQVYADFAASLRKLKNASTAFLPLSALTTTVDGRLQYGRDSIMSVDALVRQGSAQDNIVTVRPEVSGKLAAPTDVRVSHLAALTVELVFPSVEPKRVASIEAVDLLDFPGYRGRYKASRLSDISADENPVAQLFLRGKVAYLFESYTDTQAMNGLVLCTHEQSNVSDIANVLERWVDRTQGETPQSRGQRACGLFWAITKFDMRLQNMLRLDGDSQIVEGWYGMVQGTMEERYGHLGFMKTWSETAFNNVYLVRKPLIEGSFIKIRGGLEEIDPDKREGLARLGQAFISHDSVARRVADPQRAWEAVLKENDGGMSRLADGIAGIADLEFKLSRLRQQHTEELQREGGILARLAQYHKDIDGDDVALKKQRGQFLAQALYGVRKAIPELMHAMELMHAMELPREDLRDLYLNGLHRQPQADESGDQAATQDTPDVNPFASVEDNPFATVDSNPFAQSAEAPAAKPVKAALKTADHLYAEAVFQRWIAHLRDLPERKRLIDSLFIKKEVVETLVDELITAANRLDLQGSLAASLTGRQDSSSTREQLVMRQVLRAQLILNDFIAWLGYLTMPLEERPVSIANKQRLFARTTRLDATDLPQLDEQPADTNTEYAGYWLTGLMNVVQGNAGHMAGSEISIEQNQALGGILQGFRQT
- the atzF gene encoding allophanate hydrolase, coding for MNDSVVSTQGWTLAHWRQAYREGATPESLLAVPLADNAWITRIPRLDAQLRELEGRLRAAGGDMRNLPLYGVPFAVKDNIDAAGWPTTAACPAFAYQAEADATVVARLRAAGAVLLGKTNLDQFATGLVGTRSPHGPVANSFDERYISGGSSSGSASVVARGLVPFALGTDTAGSGRVPAAFNNIVGLKPTRGWLSTAGVVPACRTLDCVSIFALTVEDALTVADIAGGYDALDPYSRAEPVGLRRPWHTPPRFAVPADTEFYGDALAREVHEAALERLRSMGASIQAVDFSPFAELAELLYQGPWVAERFVASRAVLQSHPGAMHPVVRGIVEQAGQYSAVDAFTAEYRRAELARRIQETLAGFDALVVPTTPSIYTIAQLLADPLSLNSRLGIYTNFTNLADLSALALPAGLRADGLPAGITLIGLAWQDHALAAFGQRWQETLNLPLGATGQRLPASARALSATEDSVRLAVVGAHLTGMPLNHQLISRGAKRVEQTCTAGDYRLYALADTAPPKPGLVKMREGGAPIAVELWDMPLSAFGSFVAEIPAPLGIGTLTLIDGREVKGFICEPYAVQGARDITAFGGWRAFLNGLRADPCPTPE
- a CDS encoding SrfA family protein; protein product: MGERGQPVYLAASQILSTLKRRRPDLASHFAIPQASADGSLIDWYAPEAGPVVPWSAATQNERTAATARLDEVRQQIQDLRASLEEGSTSLFAQLLPWITQHPDNSHIYLVNGKPVITFWGFVSAGASRDHTPLNSLSAAPSSPAAPSAPGSPPAPLLPPATADKPWWRRWWLWLLPLLLLALLLLGLRACMPDKPALPVSATQPATPSLPNVTLSGAAASVLPAAGQAPALATPLTRAQHEALPAQPIASEAASKSGTTADAAPQASPAAGQDKAVPPQAPNDSPAAQTDPLTLPEQAPDGRADFLNGDWRVRAGIQDRNTGEPLRLQYQFEQGQGHVTLKRHNGVSCQAPVGAAMSGGALLINNGAAARCSDGTSYEMPAIRCQPDANRTASCTGNYGAEQFPLTMRKP